From one Flavobacteriales bacterium genomic stretch:
- a CDS encoding T9SS type A sorting domain-containing protein, with amino-acid sequence MRISSALIALSFTATVAAQWSQVNNGISNLANGAYTLGTSDSHVFAKTLTELYRSADNGDNWVEIDPPVADNTTECGAFFNGRYYAGMNASTDCIYWTNDNGDTWNTVVGAPTTTVVRGFVANGTHLFAYTSTGGIFRSPLPGDAWTTVNTGLANTNVIGMLLVGNDLYASTIGGGVFISTDGGSSWSASNTGIAMSDLNGENLWVMGGALFYTAQGGGKYTSTDGGASWSTWAGLPHFGLGLLEVKRFGNNLYMETRHFAGGLRDSLYLSADEGASWTNITGNLNAADLNGSGILENDGCVLVGYNLSSPGQGIYRRCIGTGVQELSVQAVNVFPNPGEGLITVTVPQHAVGAPFYLADIAGAEILRGTISGAQVGLDLSALAAGTYVLRVEGGEVAPVRVVKR; translated from the coding sequence CAACCTGGCCAATGGCGCTTATACCCTTGGCACCTCCGACAGCCACGTCTTCGCCAAGACCCTGACGGAGCTGTATCGCAGCGCCGACAACGGTGACAACTGGGTGGAGATCGATCCACCGGTTGCGGATAATACCACCGAGTGCGGCGCCTTCTTCAACGGCCGTTACTACGCCGGCATGAACGCCTCCACGGACTGCATCTATTGGACGAACGACAACGGTGACACCTGGAACACGGTGGTCGGGGCGCCCACCACCACCGTGGTCCGTGGTTTCGTGGCCAACGGCACGCACCTGTTCGCCTACACCTCCACCGGTGGCATCTTCCGGTCGCCCCTGCCGGGTGACGCCTGGACCACCGTGAACACCGGTCTGGCCAACACCAATGTCATCGGCATGCTGCTGGTGGGCAACGACCTCTACGCCAGCACGATCGGCGGTGGTGTGTTCATCAGCACGGATGGCGGTTCCAGCTGGAGCGCCAGCAACACCGGCATCGCCATGAGCGACCTCAACGGGGAGAACCTGTGGGTGATGGGCGGCGCCCTCTTCTACACCGCACAGGGTGGCGGCAAGTACACGAGCACCGATGGCGGGGCCTCGTGGAGCACCTGGGCGGGCCTGCCGCACTTCGGGCTGGGCCTGTTGGAGGTGAAGCGCTTCGGCAACAACCTGTACATGGAGACCCGCCACTTCGCCGGCGGCCTCCGCGACAGCCTCTACCTGAGCGCGGACGAGGGCGCCAGCTGGACCAACATCACCGGCAACCTGAACGCCGCCGACCTCAATGGAAGCGGCATCCTCGAGAACGATGGTTGCGTGCTCGTTGGCTACAACCTGAGCTCTCCGGGCCAGGGCATCTACCGGCGTTGCATCGGCACTGGCGTGCAGGAGCTTTCCGTGCAAGCAGTGAACGTGTTCCCGAACCCAGGCGAGGGCTTGATCACCGTGACGGTTCCGCAGCATGCCGTAGGCGCGCCCTTCTATCTGGCGGACATCGCTGGTGCCGAAATACTGCGCGGGACGATTAGCGGCGCGCAGGTGGGACTCGATCTTTCGGCGTTGGCCGCGGGCACCTACGTGTTGCGGGTGGAAGGCGGGGAGGTGGCCCCGGTGCGCGTGGTGAAGCGCTGA
- a CDS encoding DinB family protein, with protein sequence MITSDVFVKMALDAWNSELKHTNALLDKLSDGQLVREVAPGRNRGIYLLGHLTAVHDQMLPLLRFQEKIHPDLYGPFHDEPDRAVADLPSISQLRAQWKEVNDTLMAHMNKLSPGEWFTRHANISEADFPKEPHRNRLNVLISRTNHLAYHRGQLVLLVLK encoded by the coding sequence ATGATCACCTCCGATGTTTTCGTGAAGATGGCGCTTGACGCCTGGAACAGCGAGCTCAAGCACACCAACGCGCTTTTGGATAAGCTCTCTGACGGGCAGCTGGTTCGCGAGGTCGCGCCCGGACGCAACCGCGGCATTTACCTGCTCGGCCACCTCACCGCCGTGCACGACCAGATGCTTCCCTTACTGCGGTTCCAAGAGAAGATCCATCCGGACCTGTACGGACCCTTTCACGATGAGCCGGACCGCGCCGTCGCCGACCTACCATCGATCTCGCAGCTCCGTGCTCAGTGGAAGGAGGTGAACGACACCTTGATGGCGCACATGAACAAGCTTTCGCCTGGGGAATGGTTCACGCGCCACGCGAACATCTCCGAGGCCGACTTCCCGAAGGAACCCCACCGCAACCGCTTGAACGTGCTGATCAGTCGCACGAACCACCTGGCGTATCACCGGGGGCAGTTGGTCCTGCTCGTGCTGAAGTAG
- a CDS encoding cupin domain-containing protein: protein MATGPGPYHWFLNTLVRVHVSCDEGTDRISYIEHHVGQGESPPLHIHEREDEIFHLLAGKFTFRQGDAEVKAKSGDVVFIPKGTPHTFRCDSATGHFFSITTGRDFELFLRAMWRPAERAELPTPAAPTPAQIDGLVKVAEDHHMPVVGPPLT, encoded by the coding sequence ATGGCTACCGGACCCGGCCCCTACCATTGGTTCCTCAATACCCTTGTCCGCGTGCATGTCTCGTGCGATGAAGGCACGGACCGCATCTCCTACATCGAGCATCACGTTGGCCAAGGCGAATCGCCGCCCCTGCACATACACGAGCGCGAGGACGAGATCTTCCATTTGCTCGCGGGCAAGTTCACGTTCCGGCAAGGTGATGCGGAAGTGAAAGCAAAGTCTGGTGACGTGGTCTTCATCCCCAAGGGCACACCGCACACCTTCCGTTGCGATTCCGCCACCGGACACTTCTTCAGCATCACCACCGGTCGCGACTTCGAACTTTTCCTGCGTGCGATGTGGCGTCCGGCGGAACGCGCCGAGTTGCCCACGCCTGCTGCGCCTACGCCCGCTCAGATAGATGGCTTGGTGAAGGTTGCGGAGGACCATCACATGCCCGTGGTCGGTCCGCCGCTCACCTGA
- a CDS encoding AbiV family abortive infection protein, which yields MKGAQYSQKLSPRKAAEGMAAATENAISLLSDAHLLFDNERYERSVALAILAIEEAGKVSILRQILVQDDPKELNRSWKDYRSHTSKNVQWQLPALVAEGARQLEEFRGLFDRNSSHGAQLDRLKQAAFYTDAVGPCDWITPKQAITKELAEAIMLIAKVLVRTDKSMCTEPALELWLKHMKPVQGRDMLTMKQALINCYQEAEDLGILPKGKTKDMIGFVL from the coding sequence ATGAAAGGAGCACAGTACTCCCAAAAGCTATCTCCAAGGAAGGCAGCAGAAGGAATGGCTGCTGCAACGGAGAACGCCATCTCCCTGCTTTCCGACGCCCACTTGCTATTCGACAATGAGCGGTATGAGCGATCTGTAGCCCTCGCGATTCTTGCGATCGAAGAAGCGGGCAAGGTGAGTATCCTACGACAGATTCTGGTTCAAGACGACCCCAAAGAGCTCAATCGTTCGTGGAAGGACTATCGAAGCCACACAAGCAAGAACGTGCAATGGCAACTGCCCGCACTTGTCGCTGAAGGAGCAAGACAGCTTGAGGAGTTTCGCGGACTATTCGATCGGAATAGCAGTCACGGGGCACAACTTGATCGTCTCAAGCAAGCCGCATTCTACACAGATGCTGTTGGTCCTTGTGATTGGATTACTCCGAAACAGGCCATTACGAAGGAACTTGCGGAGGCCATCATGCTGATTGCGAAAGTGCTGGTTCGCACGGACAAGTCGATGTGTACCGAGCCTGCGCTCGAACTCTGGCTGAAGCATATGAAGCCTGTTCAAGGAAGGGATATGCTCACGATGAAGCAGGCACTGATTAACTGCTATCAAGAAGCGGAGGACTTGGGAATTCTACCTAAGGGCAAGACGAAGGATATGATCGGCTTTGTCCTATGA
- a CDS encoding addiction module protein, with product MSTESLKLQLIERLLRTTDEGLLKKVADLFRAAKSEDDDLTDEHYNIVKEREAAYKRGEGKSYTWDEVRAMVRSGKGGEA from the coding sequence ATGTCTACCGAGTCCCTCAAGCTCCAACTGATCGAGCGCCTGCTGCGCACGACCGATGAAGGCCTGCTGAAGAAAGTGGCCGACCTCTTCCGTGCTGCGAAGAGCGAGGACGACGACCTCACCGACGAGCATTACAACATCGTGAAGGAGCGCGAGGCAGCGTACAAGCGCGGGGAGGGCAAAAGCTACACCTGGGATGAAGTGAGAGCGATGGTTCGATCAGGTAAGGGAGGGGAGGCTTGA
- a CDS encoding type II toxin-antitoxin system HicA family toxin, whose translation MRVPRDLTGKELIKSLGKLGYEVTRQSGSHIRLTTSLKGTHHITIPDHRPIKVGTLAGILGDVAAHHQLTREELLALLF comes from the coding sequence ATGAGGGTCCCGCGCGACCTCACGGGCAAGGAACTGATCAAGTCGCTGGGCAAGCTGGGATACGAAGTGACAAGGCAGAGCGGCAGTCACATCCGCTTGACCACCTCCCTCAAGGGCACGCATCACATCACTATTCCAGACCATCGGCCGATCAAGGTCGGCACGTTGGCAGGGATCCTGGGTGATGTCGCGGCGCATCATCAGCTAACGCGAGAGGAACTGCTTGCCTTGTTGTTCTGA
- a CDS encoding 2-oxoisovalerate dehydrogenase: protein MKEIIFIVDESPEGGFEARALDHSIFTDGDDLEQLKANVKDAVATHFEADQMPKVIRLHMVKEIVIAA, encoded by the coding sequence ATGAAGGAGATCATCTTCATCGTTGACGAGTCGCCAGAAGGTGGCTTTGAGGCCCGTGCTTTGGATCACTCCATCTTCACCGATGGCGATGACCTTGAACAACTTAAGGCCAATGTGAAGGATGCTGTAGCTACACACTTCGAGGCCGATCAGATGCCCAAGGTGATCCGCCTGCACATGGTGAAGGAGATCGTGATCGCTGCATGA
- a CDS encoding VOC family protein, whose protein sequence is MSRHVSGIGGFFFRADDHKALAKWYNDHFGINDEANGWIWQQDAGPTVFSPFKRDSDYFDAKQPFMLNLRVQDMDGLLKKLEADGVRIDPKRQDEDYGRFAWVYDPEGNKIELWEPKG, encoded by the coding sequence ATGTCCCGACACGTCTCCGGCATCGGCGGATTCTTCTTCCGCGCGGACGACCACAAGGCGTTGGCCAAGTGGTACAATGATCACTTCGGCATCAACGACGAGGCGAACGGCTGGATCTGGCAACAGGATGCCGGCCCCACGGTGTTCTCGCCATTCAAGCGCGACAGCGATTACTTCGACGCCAAGCAACCCTTCATGCTGAACCTGCGCGTGCAGGACATGGATGGCCTGCTGAAGAAGCTCGAGGCCGACGGCGTGCGCATCGACCCCAAGCGACAGGACGAGGATTACGGCCGCTTCGCGTGGGTGTATGATCCCGAGGGGAACAAGATCGAATTGTGGGAGCCGAAAGGCTGA
- a CDS encoding aminopeptidase P family protein, translating into MRYAPLSAATYREHRARFRQAMEKGGLAIFHSNDIMPTSADGTMPFKQASDIFYLTGIDQEETILLLFPDAADPKDREILFVRETSELIAIWEGAKFSQKEASELGGIATVLWTSSYEATIKRLVPQCEHLYLNSNEHLRQGNEVETREDRKNAELRARFPLHGLKRSAPIMHRIRSRKTKEEVAQIQRAIAITGKAFERVCGFVKPGVKEYEIEAEITHEFLRNGSRGHAYTPIIASGYNACVLHYITNDQVCNDGDVILMDFGCEYGGYASDLTRCIPVNGRFTKRQRDVYNAVLRVKNEATQLLRPGTLLADYHKEVGRIMESELIGLGLLSKDEVAKQDPEKPLYKKYFMHGTSHFLGLDVHDVGLWNEMIQPDMVFTVEPGIYIREEKLGIRLENNILVTRDNPIDLFADIPVEAEAVEELMSRKKVVA; encoded by the coding sequence ATGCGATACGCCCCCCTCTCAGCCGCCACCTACCGCGAGCACCGCGCCCGTTTCCGCCAAGCGATGGAGAAGGGTGGCCTCGCCATCTTCCACAGCAACGACATCATGCCCACGAGCGCCGATGGCACGATGCCGTTCAAGCAGGCCAGCGACATCTTCTACCTCACAGGCATCGATCAGGAGGAGACCATCCTGCTGCTCTTCCCTGATGCGGCGGACCCGAAGGACCGCGAGATCCTCTTCGTGCGCGAGACCAGCGAGCTGATCGCGATCTGGGAGGGCGCCAAGTTCTCGCAGAAGGAAGCGAGCGAGCTGGGCGGAATCGCCACCGTGCTCTGGACCAGCAGCTACGAAGCGACGATCAAGCGGCTGGTGCCGCAATGCGAGCACCTGTACCTGAACAGCAATGAGCATTTGCGGCAGGGGAACGAGGTGGAAACCCGCGAGGACCGCAAGAATGCGGAGCTGCGCGCGCGGTTCCCGCTGCACGGACTGAAGCGCAGCGCGCCGATCATGCACCGCATCCGCAGCCGGAAGACGAAGGAGGAGGTGGCGCAGATCCAGCGCGCGATCGCGATCACGGGCAAGGCCTTCGAGCGCGTGTGCGGCTTCGTGAAGCCCGGCGTGAAGGAGTACGAGATCGAAGCGGAGATCACGCACGAGTTCCTGCGGAACGGCTCGCGCGGGCATGCCTACACGCCCATCATCGCCAGCGGCTACAACGCCTGCGTGCTGCACTACATCACCAACGACCAGGTGTGCAACGACGGCGATGTGATCCTGATGGACTTCGGCTGCGAGTACGGCGGCTACGCGAGCGACCTGACGCGGTGCATCCCCGTGAACGGCCGCTTCACCAAGCGCCAGCGTGATGTGTATAACGCCGTGCTGCGCGTGAAGAATGAGGCCACGCAGTTGCTGCGCCCTGGCACCCTCCTCGCCGACTACCACAAGGAAGTGGGACGGATCATGGAGAGCGAGCTGATCGGCCTGGGCCTCTTGAGCAAAGACGAGGTGGCGAAGCAGGATCCGGAAAAGCCCCTCTACAAGAAGTACTTCATGCACGGCACCAGCCACTTCCTGGGCCTCGATGTGCACGACGTGGGCCTGTGGAACGAGATGATCCAGCCGGACATGGTCTTCACCGTGGAGCCGGGCATCTACATCCGCGAGGAGAAGCTGGGCATCCGCCTGGAGAACAATATCCTCGTTACGCGCGACAACCCGATCGATCTGTTCGCCGACATCCCTGTGGAGGCAGAGGCGGTGGAGGAGCTGATGAGCCGGAAGAAGGTCGTGGCCTAG
- a CDS encoding YHYH protein yields MKLSATCIALLATVSAAAQGPAVTSWILNPGNETGYAGIASNVQSVHYTASDAYVTCTCIPGYDIGPWTANPNLPANQDFCFRITRNPVQNTGTLVNTPFGHIGVWRNGVSIFNAKDGMSYNNQGIWNRDALVFEGISFDVCLGHPAPNGEYHHHVSPNCLYDHLDDESHGDLIGYAFDGFPIYGAHGFANADGSGGIVRMRSSYQLRSIADRTTLPDGTVLAANQYGPAIGGQYPLGAFLEDYEYVTGSGDLDVHNGRFCVTPEYPDGIYAYFVTLDAQYQPAYPYVLGPTYYGTVQPGNTGPTSGHHTIPGTAVLYDPLATAVERIHALTLTLFPVPADGIVHIRAGASAVQALEVIDSQGRIAHASSASGIMEVDLSELPYGAYTARLTLADGSVLNRAIVRQ; encoded by the coding sequence ATGAAACTGAGCGCAACCTGCATCGCCCTGCTCGCTACCGTATCCGCCGCCGCCCAAGGTCCCGCCGTCACCAGCTGGATCCTTAATCCGGGCAACGAGACGGGCTATGCGGGGATCGCGTCCAATGTGCAATCGGTCCACTACACGGCGAGTGATGCTTATGTGACTTGCACCTGCATCCCGGGCTACGACATCGGCCCGTGGACCGCCAACCCGAACCTGCCCGCCAACCAGGACTTCTGCTTCAGGATCACGCGAAACCCGGTGCAGAACACGGGCACCTTGGTGAACACGCCGTTTGGCCATATCGGCGTGTGGCGTAACGGCGTGAGCATCTTCAACGCCAAGGACGGCATGAGCTACAACAACCAGGGCATCTGGAACCGCGATGCGCTGGTGTTCGAGGGCATCAGCTTCGATGTGTGCCTGGGCCACCCGGCGCCGAACGGCGAGTACCACCACCACGTGAGCCCCAACTGCCTCTACGACCACCTCGATGATGAGTCGCACGGTGACCTGATCGGTTACGCCTTCGATGGCTTCCCCATCTACGGCGCGCATGGCTTCGCGAATGCCGATGGCAGCGGCGGTATCGTCCGCATGCGCAGCAGCTACCAGTTGCGGAGCATCGCCGACCGCACCACGCTGCCCGATGGCACCGTGCTCGCCGCCAATCAATACGGACCGGCGATCGGAGGACAATACCCCTTGGGCGCTTTCCTCGAGGACTACGAATACGTCACCGGCAGCGGCGACCTCGACGTGCATAACGGCCGCTTCTGCGTGACGCCGGAATACCCCGATGGCATCTATGCCTACTTCGTCACCCTCGACGCGCAATACCAGCCGGCCTATCCGTACGTGCTCGGCCCCACCTACTACGGCACCGTGCAGCCCGGAAACACCGGACCCACAAGCGGACACCACACGATCCCCGGCACAGCGGTGCTCTATGATCCGCTCGCAACGGCCGTCGAGCGCATCCATGCATTGACGCTCACGCTCTTCCCGGTCCCTGCGGATGGGATTGTCCACATCCGAGCAGGCGCGTCCGCAGTGCAGGCCTTGGAAGTGATCGATTCGCAAGGCCGCATCGCGCATGCTTCGTCCGCATCGGGCATCATGGAAGTGGATCTCAGCGAACTTCCCTACGGAGCGTACACGGCACGCCTCACCCTGGCCGATGGCTCCGTGCTGAACCGGGCGATCGTGCGCCAGTGA